A section of the Streptomyces sp. Je 1-369 genome encodes:
- a CDS encoding ABC transporter ATP-binding protein, which yields MTDKAQASPRRLLDVRELEVTYANGAAAVRGVNLHVDAGHKLGVAGESGCGKSTLALALLRLLPAGTKVSGEILLDGEDVLTMKWGRVRAVRWAGASIVFQGAMHSLNAVHRIGDQIAEPILLHKKATQAGAKTKVGELLEHVGLPAARAEAYPHELSGGQRQRVMIAMALACDPRLIIADEPTTALDVMIQAQILRLIEQLVAEQDLGLMMISHDLAVLSDTCDRLAVMYAGRVVEEGPASEVYENARHPYGKALSAAFPRIGDIASRFAPRGLPGDPPDPSALPTGCTFHPRCPVALDSCATEDQALRDAGPHHRAACVHAGAPLPAQPTSAPATAERTS from the coding sequence TTGACCGACAAGGCCCAAGCGAGCCCGCGGCGTCTCCTCGACGTACGCGAGCTCGAAGTGACGTACGCGAACGGCGCCGCAGCGGTCCGCGGTGTGAACCTGCACGTCGACGCGGGGCACAAGCTCGGCGTCGCGGGCGAGTCGGGGTGCGGCAAGTCCACGCTCGCGCTGGCCCTGCTGCGGCTGCTGCCCGCGGGCACCAAGGTGTCCGGCGAGATCCTGCTCGACGGCGAGGACGTCCTCACGATGAAGTGGGGGCGGGTCCGCGCGGTGCGCTGGGCCGGTGCCTCCATCGTCTTCCAGGGCGCGATGCACTCCCTGAACGCCGTGCACCGCATCGGCGACCAGATCGCCGAGCCGATCCTGCTGCACAAGAAGGCGACGCAGGCCGGCGCGAAGACCAAGGTCGGTGAGCTCCTCGAACACGTGGGACTGCCCGCCGCCCGCGCGGAGGCCTATCCGCACGAGCTGTCCGGCGGCCAGCGCCAGCGCGTGATGATCGCGATGGCGCTCGCCTGCGATCCGCGGCTCATCATCGCCGATGAGCCGACCACCGCGCTCGACGTGATGATCCAGGCGCAGATCCTCCGCCTGATCGAGCAGTTGGTGGCCGAGCAGGACCTCGGCCTGATGATGATCAGCCACGACCTGGCCGTGCTCTCCGACACGTGTGACCGGCTCGCGGTGATGTACGCGGGCCGTGTCGTCGAGGAGGGCCCGGCCTCCGAGGTCTACGAGAACGCCCGGCACCCCTACGGGAAGGCCCTCTCGGCGGCCTTCCCGCGCATCGGCGACATCGCGTCCCGGTTCGCCCCGCGCGGGCTGCCCGGCGATCCGCCCGACCCGTCCGCGCTCCCCACGGGGTGTACGTTCCACCCCCGCTGCCCGGTCGCCCTCGACTCCTGCGCCACGGAGGACCAGGCGCTGCGGGACGCGGGGCCGCACCACCGCGCGGCCTGCGTTCACGCGGGCGCACCGCTTCCCGCGCAGCCCACGTCGGCTCCCGCGACGGCGGAGCGCACATCGTGA
- a CDS encoding ABC transporter permease, producing the protein MTTESAPTDPTPIAPKATAKSARSLAWTRRRHSAVRFWREYRTHRAGLVGLSVLVLIGLAAVFAPLLVGSDAQSVTGAPGDPMEAPSGEFPLGTDQFGRDLLGLLVYGARMSLTVGLLAAVLSVAIGTLVGITAGHFKGWYATVIMRVTDWFLVMPTLVLAIALAAVMSGTVWTIILAIGVTTWPTTARLVRAQTLAVESRPYIERAQALGGGHGHIMARHVLPNVMPLVLAQTTLVISGAILTEATLAFLGLGDPTSVSWGGLLQDAREAGAVSAGHWWYLAPPGLAIAVVALAFTLCGRAVESVLNPRLGASR; encoded by the coding sequence ATGACGACCGAATCCGCACCGACCGACCCGACACCGATTGCTCCGAAGGCCACCGCGAAGAGCGCGCGGTCGCTCGCGTGGACGCGGCGCAGGCACTCCGCGGTGCGCTTCTGGCGCGAGTACCGCACGCACCGCGCCGGGCTCGTCGGCCTCTCCGTGCTCGTCCTGATCGGCCTCGCCGCGGTCTTCGCCCCGCTGCTCGTCGGCTCCGACGCGCAGAGCGTGACCGGCGCGCCGGGCGATCCGATGGAGGCGCCGAGCGGGGAGTTCCCGCTCGGGACCGACCAGTTCGGGCGCGACCTGCTGGGCCTGCTCGTGTACGGCGCGCGCATGTCGCTGACCGTGGGGCTGCTCGCCGCCGTGCTCTCGGTGGCCATCGGCACGCTCGTCGGCATCACCGCGGGGCACTTCAAGGGCTGGTACGCCACCGTGATCATGCGCGTCACCGACTGGTTCCTGGTGATGCCGACGCTCGTGCTCGCCATCGCGCTCGCCGCGGTGATGTCCGGCACGGTCTGGACGATCATCCTGGCGATCGGCGTGACGACCTGGCCGACCACGGCACGCCTGGTCAGGGCGCAGACCCTCGCCGTGGAGTCCCGCCCCTACATCGAGCGGGCGCAGGCACTCGGCGGCGGCCACGGCCACATCATGGCCCGGCACGTCCTGCCCAACGTCATGCCGCTCGTCCTCGCGCAGACCACGCTCGTCATCTCCGGCGCCATCCTCACCGAGGCCACGCTCGCGTTCCTCGGCCTCGGCGACCCGACGAGCGTCTCCTGGGGCGGGCTGCTGCAGGACGCGCGCGAGGCGGGCGCGGTCAGCGCGGGGCACTGGTGGTACCTCGCCCCACCCGGTCTCGCCATCGCCGTCGTCGCGCTGGCGTTCACACTGTGCGGCCGCGCCGTGGAATCCGTGCTCAACCCCAGGCTGGGGGCCTCCCGTTGA
- a CDS encoding bifunctional riboflavin kinase/FAD synthetase, with translation MQRWRGLEDIPQDWGRSVVTIGSYDGVHRGHQLIIGRAVERARELGVPAVVVTFDPHPSEVVRPGSHPPLLAPHHRRAELMAELGVDALLILPFTTEFSKLSPADFVVKVLVDKLHARVVVEGPNFRFGHKAAGNVDFLAELGGTYDYEVDVIDLYVSGEAGDGAPFSSTLTRRLIAEGDVTGAAEILGRPHRVEGVVVRGAQRGRELGFPTANVETLPHTAVPADGVYAGWLHAQGEAMPAAISVGTNPQFDGTERTVEAYAIDRVGLDLYGLHVAVDFLAFVRGQAKFDSIDALLVAMADDVKRCGELVAAAERA, from the coding sequence GTGCAGCGCTGGCGTGGCTTGGAGGACATCCCCCAGGACTGGGGGCGCAGCGTCGTCACCATTGGTTCCTACGACGGCGTGCACCGCGGGCACCAGCTCATCATCGGCCGTGCGGTGGAGCGCGCCCGTGAGCTCGGCGTGCCCGCCGTCGTCGTCACCTTCGACCCGCACCCCAGCGAGGTCGTCCGCCCCGGCAGCCACCCGCCGCTGCTCGCCCCGCACCACCGGCGCGCCGAGCTGATGGCCGAGCTGGGCGTGGACGCGCTCCTGATCCTCCCCTTCACCACCGAGTTCTCGAAGCTGTCGCCCGCGGACTTCGTGGTCAAGGTCCTCGTCGACAAACTGCACGCGCGCGTGGTCGTCGAGGGCCCCAACTTCCGCTTCGGCCACAAGGCGGCGGGCAACGTCGACTTCCTGGCCGAGCTCGGCGGAACGTACGACTACGAAGTGGACGTCATCGACCTGTACGTCAGCGGCGAGGCGGGCGACGGCGCGCCGTTCTCCTCGACCCTGACCCGGCGCCTGATCGCCGAGGGCGACGTCACCGGAGCGGCGGAGATCCTCGGCCGCCCGCACCGCGTCGAGGGCGTCGTCGTGCGCGGTGCGCAGCGCGGGCGCGAGCTCGGTTTCCCCACGGCGAACGTCGAGACCCTGCCGCACACCGCCGTCCCCGCGGACGGGGTCTACGCCGGTTGGCTGCACGCCCAGGGCGAGGCGATGCCGGCGGCGATCTCGGTCGGCACGAATCCGCAGTTCGACGGCACGGAGCGGACGGTCGAGGCGTACGCGATCGACCGCGTCGGGCTCGACCTGTACGGGTTGCACGTGGCCGTGGACTTCCTGGCCTTCGTCCGCGGCCAGGCCAAGTTCGACTCGATCGACGCACTGCTCGTGGCGATGGCGGACGACGTGAAGCGCTGCGGGGAGCTCGTGGCGGCGGCGGAACGCGCGTAG
- a CDS encoding ABC transporter ATP-binding protein: MTTQEQEPETTVAGSGGPLLTAAGLHIAFPGRRGGATARAVDGVDLDIKGGEIVALVGESGCGKTTLARSLLGLVPPTSGKVTFGGKPLNYSGRALKAYRKRVQLVLQDPSGSLNPRHTVYDAVAEGLRIHGYGGDERAAVAGALSRAGLRPPDRFFLRYPHELSGGQRQRVVIAGALVLEPELIVADEPVASLDASVRGEILALLLRLRDDLGLSALVVTHDLGLAWNIADRVAVMYLGRIVETGTVEEVLTSPQHPYTQALLSVLPEAPGDPVVLTGEPPDPSRIPGGCRFHARCQVLASGEAERAGVADRCRGEDLAVLSGAGETQVACHWAAAR; encoded by the coding sequence ATGACGACGCAGGAGCAGGAACCGGAGACGACTGTCGCGGGATCCGGTGGGCCGCTGCTCACCGCCGCCGGTCTGCACATCGCCTTTCCCGGCCGCCGCGGCGGGGCCACCGCGCGTGCCGTGGACGGCGTCGACCTCGACATCAAGGGCGGCGAGATCGTCGCCCTCGTGGGCGAGTCGGGCTGCGGCAAGACGACGCTGGCGCGCTCACTGCTCGGCCTCGTGCCCCCGACATCCGGCAAGGTCACGTTCGGCGGCAAGCCGCTCAACTACTCGGGGCGCGCACTCAAGGCGTACCGCAAACGGGTCCAGCTGGTCCTCCAGGACCCGAGCGGGTCGCTCAATCCGCGGCACACGGTGTACGACGCCGTGGCGGAGGGGCTGCGCATCCACGGGTACGGGGGCGACGAGCGGGCGGCGGTCGCGGGGGCGCTCTCGCGGGCCGGGCTGCGCCCGCCGGACCGCTTCTTCCTGCGCTACCCGCACGAGCTGTCCGGCGGCCAGCGCCAGCGCGTCGTCATCGCGGGCGCGCTGGTCCTCGAACCCGAGCTCATCGTCGCCGACGAGCCGGTGGCTTCGCTGGACGCGTCCGTACGAGGTGAGATCCTGGCGCTCCTGCTGCGGCTCCGCGACGACCTGGGCCTGTCCGCGCTGGTGGTGACGCACGACCTGGGCCTCGCCTGGAACATCGCGGACCGGGTCGCGGTGATGTACCTGGGCCGGATCGTGGAGACGGGAACGGTGGAGGAGGTACTGACGTCACCTCAGCACCCGTACACGCAGGCCCTGCTGTCCGTCCTGCCCGAGGCGCCGGGAGACCCGGTGGTACTGACGGGCGAGCCCCCGGACCCCTCCCGCATCCCCGGCGGCTGCCGCTTCCACGCCCGCTGCCAGGTACTCGCCTCCGGCGAGGCGGAACGCGCGGGAGTCGCGGACCGCTGCCGCGGGGAGGACCTGGCGGTGCTCTCCGGGGCGGGCGAGACACAGGTGGCGTGCCACTGGGCGGCGGCGCGATAG
- a CDS encoding SCO5717 family growth-regulating ATPase has product MNSDRDEIRGGWDSPVDDQSDAESAAETTGEFTIDYAPPAWYTQNASGSAGETPSAPPVSTPPGSTSPGSTSPAPEPPASAPVASGPDAAASDAAASGASASGASAAGTAADSGDSASAAPGVPAMPSFAAPPPPPLPLGPPSAGVPSVVPKLPVGSGFQPAAPDASDASASDAVSGASGSVDDVAVDDVAVDDVAVEEAGERGAAASAAPSVAPSSMPPVSSSDAASDWSGALAGPAASVHVTGVVPKKDVDALAEAKEREERGERGEREAGRDDAGQGADASVSSSADSAVGEPVSESLGSGDLESGATMRFSARALKREFEERAAAERAAEADRSGVISSDVDEAGASDVAVKSGESGEPGEGKQERETESGVSGRAGTDAHDDSESVAEELGASASVRAVDAAQDSAPSAWPPPPSPQDVLPPLPPAFQPAAPAAAPQWPAQAQTPQAPPTAPVQPQTPQPAPGTWPTSAPAPAAPQPQQGGYGFPQAAPAAPVTPTAPTPPAQNSAPAPAAPEAPQSGYGFPQAGVAAPGAPFAPAPPAQNSAPPAPAAPQSSYGFPQAAPGAPVTPPNPPAPNAASEAPLSGYGFPQAASGAPVAPPNPPAQNSAPAPAAPEAPQSGYGFPQTPAAPGAPFAPAPPPQNSAPPTPAAPATPVTPEPAAQSSSGYGFPQAPAPQGQHPVQPGQPAQPFPGQPQQPAPGAQPLPNQQPPAPQQQAQPHPHPRPPPPPAPAPPPPAQPPAQPQAPQQPQGPVDPRTGAAWPQAVRHDQRERTNPGAPLGYTAAVELSSDRLLRNNKQKAKSSRPAGGSRFKLGGKKEEAERQRKLELIRTPVLSCYRIAVISLKGGVGKTTTTTALGSTLATERQDKILAIDANPDAGTLGRRVRRETGATIRDLVQAIPYINSYMDIRRFTSQAPSGLEIIANDVDPAVSTTFNDEDYRRAIDVLGKQYPIILTDSGTGLLYSAMRGVLDLADQLIIISTPSVDGASSASTTLDWLSAHGYADLVSRSITVISGVRETGKMIKVDDIVSHFETRCRGVVVIPFDEHLAAGAEVDLDMMRPKVREAYFNLSAMVAEDFVRAQQQQGLWTSDGNPPPHLAPPMPGQQAQQPQAQQPQAQPYAPQQPQPYAPQQPQPPHQPQPQPQPGQQQPYPQQPGAPQGWQPQQPQQTQPPQQPQPPQQAQQAPPPAQPGAPFQQPPPPQQ; this is encoded by the coding sequence GTGAACAGCGATCGGGACGAGATCCGCGGGGGCTGGGACTCACCCGTCGATGATCAGTCCGACGCGGAGTCCGCTGCCGAGACGACGGGCGAGTTCACCATCGACTACGCACCGCCTGCCTGGTACACGCAGAACGCCTCGGGCAGCGCGGGTGAGACGCCTTCGGCGCCGCCCGTTTCTACGCCGCCTGGTTCTACGTCGCCTGGTTCTACGTCGCCTGCGCCGGAGCCGCCCGCTTCCGCGCCGGTTGCCTCTGGGCCCGATGCTGCTGCGTCGGATGCCGCCGCGTCGGGCGCCTCTGCGTCGGGTGCTTCCGCTGCGGGGACGGCGGCCGATTCGGGGGACTCCGCTTCGGCTGCGCCGGGTGTTCCCGCCATGCCCTCCTTCGCCGCTCCGCCGCCTCCGCCGCTGCCGCTGGGGCCGCCTTCGGCGGGCGTACCGAGCGTCGTGCCCAAGTTGCCCGTGGGGAGTGGGTTTCAGCCTGCGGCTCCGGATGCTTCGGATGCTTCGGCTTCCGACGCCGTCTCGGGTGCTTCGGGCTCCGTGGATGACGTTGCTGTGGATGACGTCGCTGTGGATGACGTTGCTGTGGAGGAGGCAGGAGAGAGGGGCGCTGCGGCCTCTGCTGCGCCTTCCGTCGCCCCTTCGTCCATGCCGCCCGTTTCTTCCAGTGATGCCGCCTCCGACTGGAGCGGGGCCCTCGCCGGGCCTGCGGCCTCCGTGCATGTGACTGGTGTCGTGCCCAAGAAGGACGTCGACGCCCTTGCTGAGGCCAAGGAGCGCGAAGAGCGCGGGGAGCGCGGGGAGCGCGAGGCGGGTCGTGACGATGCCGGGCAGGGGGCGGACGCGTCCGTGTCCTCCTCCGCCGACAGTGCAGTCGGCGAGCCCGTCTCCGAGAGCCTTGGCAGTGGCGATCTTGAGAGTGGCGCCACCATGCGGTTCTCCGCTCGTGCCCTGAAGCGGGAGTTCGAGGAGCGGGCCGCTGCGGAACGGGCCGCCGAGGCCGACCGCTCCGGTGTGATCTCCTCCGACGTGGACGAGGCCGGTGCGTCCGACGTAGCCGTTAAGTCTGGTGAGTCCGGTGAGCCCGGTGAGGGGAAGCAGGAGCGGGAGACCGAGTCGGGGGTGAGCGGTCGTGCTGGGACTGACGCTCACGATGACTCCGAGTCCGTAGCCGAGGAGCTCGGCGCGTCCGCTTCCGTCCGTGCTGTCGACGCCGCACAGGACTCCGCGCCCTCCGCCTGGCCTCCGCCGCCCTCCCCTCAGGACGTGCTGCCTCCGCTGCCGCCCGCGTTCCAGCCCGCGGCTCCGGCCGCCGCGCCGCAGTGGCCCGCGCAGGCGCAGACTCCTCAGGCTCCGCCCACCGCGCCCGTTCAGCCGCAGACTCCGCAGCCCGCGCCGGGTACGTGGCCTACGTCCGCGCCTGCGCCTGCCGCTCCGCAGCCGCAGCAGGGTGGTTACGGGTTCCCGCAGGCCGCGCCTGCCGCACCCGTTACGCCGACCGCCCCTACCCCGCCCGCGCAGAACTCCGCCCCCGCGCCTGCCGCCCCCGAGGCCCCGCAGAGCGGTTACGGGTTCCCGCAAGCCGGAGTCGCCGCACCCGGTGCGCCCTTCGCCCCCGCTCCGCCTGCCCAGAACTCCGCTCCGCCCGCCCCTGCGGCACCGCAGAGCAGCTACGGGTTCCCGCAGGCCGCGCCCGGTGCGCCGGTCACGCCGCCGAACCCGCCTGCGCCGAACGCCGCCTCCGAGGCCCCGCTGAGCGGCTACGGGTTCCCGCAGGCCGCGTCCGGTGCGCCGGTCGCGCCGCCGAACCCGCCCGCGCAGAACTCCGCCCCCGCGCCTGCCGCCCCCGAGGCCCCGCAGAGCGGTTACGGCTTCCCGCAGACCCCCGCCGCACCCGGTGCACCCTTCGCCCCCGCCCCTCCCCCGCAGAACTCCGCTCCGCCCACCCCCGCCGCCCCCGCCACTCCGGTCACCCCTGAACCCGCCGCCCAGAGCAGCAGCGGGTACGGGTTCCCGCAGGCGCCCGCGCCGCAGGGGCAGCACCCCGTGCAGCCTGGACAGCCCGCGCAGCCCTTCCCCGGCCAGCCGCAGCAGCCCGCCCCCGGCGCGCAGCCCCTTCCGAACCAGCAGCCGCCTGCGCCTCAACAGCAAGCCCAACCGCATCCCCACCCCCGCCCCCCCCCGCCCCCCGCCCCCGCCCCCCCCCCGCCCGCCCAGCCCCCCGCCCAGCCCCAAGCACCCCAGCAGCCCCAAGGCCCCGTCGACCCCCGTACCGGTGCCGCCTGGCCGCAAGCCGTGCGGCACGATCAGCGCGAGCGGACGAACCCCGGGGCTCCGCTCGGGTACACCGCCGCCGTCGAGCTGTCCTCCGACCGGCTGCTGCGGAACAACAAGCAGAAGGCCAAGAGCAGTCGGCCCGCGGGCGGTTCGCGGTTCAAGCTGGGCGGCAAGAAGGAGGAGGCCGAGCGGCAGCGGAAGCTGGAGCTGATCCGGACCCCGGTTCTCTCCTGCTACCGCATCGCCGTCATCAGCCTCAAGGGCGGCGTCGGCAAGACGACCACCACCACCGCGCTGGGCTCCACGCTCGCCACCGAGCGGCAGGACAAGATCCTCGCGATCGACGCCAACCCCGACGCCGGTACGCTCGGCCGGCGCGTGCGGCGCGAGACCGGGGCCACCATTCGTGACCTCGTCCAGGCGATCCCGTACATCAACTCGTACATGGACATCCGGCGCTTCACCTCGCAGGCGCCGTCCGGGCTCGAGATCATCGCCAACGACGTCGACCCGGCCGTGTCGACCACGTTCAACGACGAGGACTACCGGCGCGCGATCGACGTACTCGGCAAGCAGTACCCGATCATCCTCACCGACTCCGGTACGGGGCTGCTCTACAGCGCCATGCGTGGCGTGCTCGACCTCGCCGATCAGCTGATCATCATCTCCACACCGTCCGTGGACGGGGCGAGCAGCGCCTCGACGACGCTGGACTGGCTCTCCGCGCACGGGTACGCCGATCTCGTCTCGCGGTCCATCACCGTCATCTCCGGTGTGCGCGAGACCGGCAAGATGATCAAGGTCGACGACATCGTGTCGCACTTCGAGACGCGGTGCCGGGGCGTCGTCGTCATCCCCTTCGACGAGCATCTCGCCGCCGGTGCCGAGGTCGATCTCGACATGATGCGGCCCAAGGTGCGGGAGGCGTACTTCAACCTCTCCGCGATGGTCGCGGAGGACTTCGTACGGGCCCAGCAGCAGCAGGGGCTGTGGACGTCGGACGGGAATCCGCCCCCGCATCTGGCTCCGCCGATGCCGGGCCAGCAGGCACAGCAACCGCAGGCGCAGCAACCGCAGGCGCAGCCGTACGCTCCCCAGCAACCTCAGCCGTACGCACCCCAGCAGCCCCAGCCCCCGCACCAGCCCCAGCCCCAGCCCCAGCCCGGGCAGCAACAGCCCTACCCGCAGCAGCCGGGCGCCCCGCAGGGATGGCAGCCTCAGCAACCCCAGCAGACACAGCCGCCACAGCAACCCCAGCCGCCGCAGCAGGCACAGCAAGCTCCCCCGCCCGCCCAGCCCGGCGCACCCTTCCAGCAGCCGCCGCCTCCGCAGCAGTAG
- a CDS encoding ABC transporter substrate-binding protein, producing the protein MDTQDQHGRSAAPQRRATPRHHPRHHPHARSHPHRRLTLTLAGGVAAFTLTAGLATPLNPAPQLAQAKDDGGKQVLTVAVAQSVDSLSPFLAQRLLSTSIHRLTYEYLTNYDAKDNKAIPGFATEWESSDDKLTWTYTIRGDSKWSDGKKATAEDAAWTFNKVMSKEGTATANSNFVTNFKKVTAPSATKLVIELKKPQATMAALDVPIVPKHVWEKVEDISKFNNDKDFPVVGNGPFTLTDYKVDQYVRLKANKDFWRGSPKFDELVFKTYKDQDAAVSALRKGEVSFVAGQPALTPAQAESLKNEDNIKVNEGPGRRFFALATNPGAKTLDGKKFGDGHPALLDKKVRQALFLSVDRAALVEKVFQGHAVEGAGYIPPRFSEYAWKPSADQELKYDPKKAAQLLDEAGYKENSSGKRVGKDGKPLDFRILCHATDPNDKAVGKYLKEWWGELGIGLKVNCLDDVSVPWYAGEYDLAFDGWSVNPDPDFVLGIHTCAALPVKAKESAATDNFICDKKFDSLYDKQLAEYDEGKRADIVKQMESWLYDSGYMNVLAYPNAVEAYRTDQIKSITTMPTAAGNIYGQDGYWSWWSAVPADGKSSSKDGSSTGVIIGIAAAAVVLVGGGVLFALRRRSTAEDRE; encoded by the coding sequence ATGGACACACAGGATCAGCACGGCAGATCAGCAGCACCCCAGCGGAGAGCAACGCCCCGGCACCACCCCCGGCACCACCCCCACGCCCGCTCCCACCCCCACCGCCGCCTCACACTCACCCTCGCCGGTGGCGTCGCCGCGTTCACTCTGACGGCCGGTCTCGCCACGCCACTCAATCCGGCGCCGCAGCTCGCACAGGCCAAGGACGACGGCGGGAAGCAGGTGCTCACCGTCGCCGTGGCGCAGAGCGTCGACTCGCTCAGTCCGTTCCTCGCCCAGCGGCTGCTCAGCACCAGCATCCACCGGCTGACGTACGAGTACCTGACGAACTACGACGCCAAGGACAACAAGGCGATCCCGGGGTTCGCCACCGAGTGGGAGTCCTCCGACGACAAGCTGACCTGGACGTACACCATCCGGGGCGACTCCAAGTGGTCGGACGGGAAGAAGGCGACCGCCGAGGACGCGGCGTGGACGTTCAACAAGGTGATGTCCAAGGAAGGCACCGCTACCGCGAACTCGAACTTCGTCACCAACTTCAAGAAGGTGACCGCGCCGAGCGCGACCAAGCTGGTCATCGAGCTGAAGAAGCCGCAGGCCACGATGGCCGCCCTCGACGTGCCGATCGTTCCCAAGCACGTATGGGAGAAGGTCGAGGACATCTCGAAGTTCAACAACGACAAGGACTTCCCCGTCGTCGGCAACGGACCGTTCACCCTGACGGACTACAAGGTCGACCAGTACGTACGACTGAAGGCCAACAAGGACTTCTGGCGCGGTTCGCCCAAGTTCGACGAACTGGTCTTCAAGACGTACAAGGACCAGGACGCCGCCGTCTCCGCCCTCCGGAAGGGCGAGGTGTCGTTCGTGGCCGGGCAGCCCGCGCTCACGCCCGCGCAGGCCGAGTCCTTGAAGAACGAGGACAACATCAAGGTCAATGAGGGGCCGGGGCGCCGGTTCTTCGCCCTCGCCACCAACCCGGGCGCCAAGACCCTCGACGGCAAGAAGTTCGGCGACGGGCATCCCGCGCTGCTCGACAAGAAGGTGCGGCAGGCACTCTTCCTCTCCGTCGACCGTGCGGCGCTCGTGGAGAAGGTCTTCCAGGGGCATGCCGTCGAGGGGGCCGGATACATTCCGCCGCGCTTCTCCGAGTACGCCTGGAAACCGTCCGCCGACCAAGAGCTGAAGTACGACCCGAAGAAGGCCGCACAACTCCTCGACGAGGCCGGATACAAGGAGAACAGCAGCGGCAAGCGGGTCGGGAAGGACGGGAAGCCTCTTGACTTCCGCATCCTGTGTCACGCCACCGACCCCAACGACAAGGCCGTCGGGAAGTATCTGAAGGAGTGGTGGGGGGAGCTCGGGATCGGGCTCAAGGTGAATTGCCTCGATGACGTGTCCGTGCCCTGGTACGCGGGTGAGTACGACCTCGCCTTCGACGGGTGGTCCGTCAACCCCGACCCCGACTTCGTCCTCGGCATCCACACCTGCGCCGCGCTGCCGGTGAAGGCCAAGGAGAGCGCCGCCACGGACAACTTCATCTGCGACAAGAAGTTCGACAGCCTGTACGACAAGCAGCTCGCCGAGTACGACGAGGGCAAGCGTGCCGACATCGTGAAGCAGATGGAGTCGTGGCTGTACGACTCCGGGTACATGAACGTCCTCGCGTATCCGAACGCCGTCGAGGCCTACCGCACCGACCAGATCAAGTCCATCACCACCATGCCGACGGCCGCAGGCAACATCTACGGCCAGGACGGATATTGGAGCTGGTGGTCGGCCGTGCCCGCGGATGGGAAGAGTTCCTCCAAGGACGGCAGCTCGACCGGTGTCATCATCGGTATCGCCGCTGCCGCGGTGGTGCTCGTGGGCGGCGGAGTCCTGTTCGCCCTGCGCCGCCGTTCTACCGCAGAGGACCGCGAGTAA
- a CDS encoding ABC transporter permease: MTADSNPALLDTEGPKGPGADGDPAVAGAASARGPRDRNTRAYLLYVAGKIGGAVVSLFAVLVTSFFLFRLIPGDPVKQMTGGKRVSAEQLAAMRQEFGLDKSVMAQFWDYTGNVLSGDFGTSYQFHAPVMDKITEALPATLLLTGTAYVLYTIIGIWLGTRTAWRNGKLGDRLNTGLALTLYSVPSFWLGLLLIITFSVGIGPIPGMFPTGGLESGGETGFAYVVDVAHHMVLPVVTLVAVGYAQTLLVMRSSLLDEMGSDYLTTARAKGLRDDLVRRRHAVPNAMLPTVTLMFVNLGTVVAGAILVETVFSWPGLGGLFYQALSVPDLPLVQGLFFVFSVAVILMNTLADVIYPLLDPRVGR; the protein is encoded by the coding sequence ATGACCGCTGACAGCAATCCCGCACTGCTCGACACCGAGGGCCCCAAGGGCCCCGGGGCCGACGGCGACCCGGCTGTGGCCGGGGCGGCGTCGGCCCGCGGGCCCCGGGACCGCAACACCCGCGCCTACCTCCTCTATGTGGCGGGCAAGATCGGCGGCGCGGTCGTGTCGCTGTTCGCCGTGCTCGTCACCAGCTTCTTCCTGTTCCGGCTGATCCCCGGCGACCCCGTCAAGCAGATGACGGGCGGCAAGCGGGTCTCCGCCGAGCAACTCGCCGCGATGCGTCAGGAGTTCGGCCTCGACAAGTCGGTCATGGCCCAATTCTGGGACTACACCGGCAACGTCCTGTCCGGCGACTTCGGCACGTCGTACCAGTTCCACGCGCCCGTGATGGACAAGATCACCGAGGCGCTGCCCGCGACGCTCCTTCTCACCGGAACGGCGTACGTCCTCTACACGATCATCGGCATCTGGCTCGGCACGCGCACCGCCTGGCGCAACGGGAAGCTTGGCGACCGCCTCAACACCGGGCTCGCCCTGACGTTGTACTCGGTGCCGTCATTCTGGCTGGGGCTGTTGCTGATCATCACCTTCTCCGTGGGCATCGGGCCCATCCCCGGGATGTTCCCGACCGGCGGTCTGGAGTCCGGGGGTGAGACCGGCTTCGCGTACGTCGTCGACGTCGCGCACCACATGGTGCTTCCCGTCGTCACGCTGGTCGCCGTCGGGTACGCGCAGACGCTGCTCGTCATGCGGTCGTCGCTGCTCGACGAGATGGGCAGCGACTATCTGACGACCGCGCGGGCGAAGGGGCTTCGGGACGATCTCGTACGGCGTCGGCACGCCGTGCCCAATGCCATGCTGCCGACCGTCACCCTGATGTTCGTCAACCTCGGCACGGTCGTGGCGGGCGCCATCCTCGTCGAGACCGTGTTCTCCTGGCCGGGGCTCGGCGGGCTCTTCTATCAGGCGCTGAGCGTGCCCGACCTGCCGCTGGTGCAGGGGCTGTTCTTCGTCTTCTCCGTCGCGGTGATCCTGATGAACACCCTGGCCGACGTGATCTATCCGCTGCTCGATCCCCGGGTGGGCCGATGA